AGTCTTTCCTAAGACATTTACATATGACTTAGACTGTTCCACAAACAGCGGAGACCCATGGAGCCTTAAGCTGACCAGTCCCGCAAGCCCCTCCAAAGCTGGGTGATGGGTCTGCTGCCCGCACATGGGAAGTTCCATCAGTGTGTCagaggtggaggggtggaggtTAGGGGGTAATTTTTGATGGAGCCTCCTGGCCCGAAGGAAAGAACACTTTTTAATCAGGATAAGTATATTAGGTCCAAGAAATGCAAAAATCTGTACCAGATCCAAACCCTAGTCCCTTAATTAGAGGAGGATCTTGAGAGGGGGAAGAGGAAACAGGGCAGGGGTTTCATCAGAAGAAAGTGGGCGTGGAAGTGGGTGTGCCTGGAAGAAAATCATGGGGCCTGAtggggggagagcagggagagacGCAGGAAAAGCAAGGACTTTGCAAGGCGAATGTCACTTGTCCCTGCTGCTTCCAAGTGGTGCAGTGTCCCTACCCATGAAACATCAGTTGGGTAAAACACAGGAACGAGAGGTAAAAGGAATGGCCTTTGAGTTTCATGGCCTCATTCAGTCTGGGGCAGAAATACTGCAATCTCTACCACCTGCCAGGCCCTGTGAGGTGAAGCCTGGccagtgtgtgtgcacatttgaAATATACTTGGCCTTCTGAATTTTACCCAGCACCATGGTTAAAACAGACacatctacttatttttttttatttttaatcatggtaaatacatataaagtctaccatcttcaccatttttaagtatacagttcagtagtgttaaatataGTTACTCTGTTGTGAAActagtctccagaactctttcatcttgcaaaactgaaacttagTACCATTAAATAATTCCCCGTTagactgacttattttttttgagaatttctttattgttatgttaatcaccatacattacatcattagtttttgatgtagtgttccatgattcattgtttgtgcataacacccagtactccacgcagaatgtgccctctttaatacccatcaccaggctaacccatcctcccaccccccctcccctctagaaccctcagtttgtttttcagagtccatcgtctctcatggttcatctccccctccgatttccccccttcattcttcccctcctactatcttctttttttttttaacatataatgtattatttgtttcagaggtatagatctgtgattcagcagtcttgcacaattcacagcactcaccatagcacataccctccccaatgtctatcacccagccaccccatccctcccaccccaccccccacttcagcaaccctcagtttgtttcctgagattaagaattcctcatatcagtgaggtcatatgatacatgtctttctctgacttatttcgctcagcataacaccctccagttccatccacgtcgttgcaaatggcaagatctcattccttttgatgactgcataatattccattgtatatatataccacttcttctttatccattcatctgtcgatggacatcttggctctttccacagtttggctattgtggacattgctgctataaacatcggggtgcacgtaccccttcagatccctacatttgtatctttggggtaaataaccagtagactgacttatttttaatgattattttcttcAAGAGAATTTCATCTCCTGCTATCATCCATGTTTGCCTACTTCCTTCTTCACAttccccatctctgtctctctctctctctctttctcaatccatctctctatctctctacacacacgcgcgcacacacacacacacgtgcatgcgcATACACACGAACAACACAGCTTACTCTGAAGGCGTTATTGCCCTTTGCCTCTCTTAGTGTGACCATTGTTGACATTTACAGGAGAAGAAACACAAGTTCCCCAATTCACAGAGACCCCACAGGGGAAGACTGTTTCTTCTGCAGGAGTTCTCCTAGCCCAGGTGACCTGTGGACTCAGAACTCTCAGGAAGAAGGAGCCTCGGGCCAAAAAGgaggcttccagaaggaaccTGTTGAGTTAGCACCCACTGTCTTCAGACCTCTGGAAGGGGTTATTACCCAATCAAAAAGGAATCCCTCCTCAGATTTGCAGTGGGGAATGGAATCGGACCTCACTCCATCCTTTGTACTCAGGGACAAACTTATTCCTGGTGGTGGGTCACCAAGTTGGCCAAAGTTAAGGGGCTTCCCTtgaggccaaaaaaaaagaaaaaaagaaaaagaaaaaggaattggaCATACCCATCTTTTGTCACCACCTAATGAGAAACTAGGAAACAAAATAAGCAGAGAGGCGTGCATGAGGAAACCGCATTGGTAACACGGTGCGTGCCATTTATCTCTTCACAGAAAAAGgtagagatggtggtggtggggtggtgcTCCAGAATCCCCTAAGCATCCGCACACTGCTTCTTCATCACCATGAATTCACCATTCCAGGGGAGTGCTCCGACCAAAAAACTGCACATTACTTTCTGAAAAAGACCACAACCACAACAAAATCAGTAATGccaaaaaagaggggaaaaaatgtccTGTTGCTAGCTGGAGGATGGGTCATCAGCCATCATTGAGTGCTCCTAGGAATGCCCTAGACCTTTACAGCCATCAGCAGATACCTGGAGGGGTCTCTGTTCCCATAAGAACCAGGGACAGACAGCAAATACTAACAATCATCATGTTTTTCTGGGAGATCAGATGcaaacttgattttatttttaattctctctaaTATTTTCTATAATGTAAATAAAGCAATTCTGTCAGATATAAACTAATATATGTTatcttaataattaaataatgtcTTTTAAGTCTAAtaatgtcttttgttctaataacAAGAGCAATTCGGAGGGCTCTAGGGCCTACCAGCTGTTATTCCAAAGAGCCCGTCTCTCCATTTCAAAATACCATAGAAATGGCAAATGAAATATTCTATGTGTGTgtgataggtggatggatggatagatggatggataggaaggtaggtagatagatagataaatagctAGATAATAGAAAAATCTAGCTAGTTAGATAGATAGCTGGATAATACATATATAGCAGTCCTGGAAAAACAGCAAAGAGCATCTTAGATAATTGGAAACATTGAGATGCTATTAGGagtcagagaaaagaaagcctggTCTCTGCTGAGTTTTGGACGCATGCAATGGAGGATTATGCAGGTCTTTCTTCCCGCagaaacccacaaaaaaacaccaaatCAAGAGGGTTTTATAGGCAAATTACACAAAACCTTGGCAACCCAAAGCTCTTGTGGTCCCTAAATTGatccagaacacacacacaaaagatggAAAGTCCTCATTCTCATTACACCAGACCAGAAAAATCCTGAAACCAAAATATAACAGAGGAATAAATTATAACTCAAACTCCCctaaaacaaaaatcctaaaaaaaaaaaaaaaaaaatactggcaaaaGAAAGGCATTTGCGTATTAAACAATTGCTATCCCTAACACAGTGTTTCCCAGACTTTCCCAGTGATATGAAATATGTGGGGTGTCTGCACCTGGAAATTCTGATGGAATAAATTTGGGATGAGGCCATGGAacgtgtgtgtgtggtttcaCCACATGCTccaagtgattctttttttttaattttatttttaagtaatctctacacccaatgcagggttcaaattcacaaccctgagatcaagagttgcacactccaccaactaagccagccaggcacccctgattcttAAAATCAGGGAAGATTAAGAGTACTTAATGTATATAATTCCTATATaaaaatccctaaaaaaaaaaaaagtggcatatTGAATTTCACCATATTCTAAAAAACAAGGGTGGACATAACCCATCATGCCCAACAGAATGGTTCCCACAAAGAAAGGTGGCAAGAAGAAGGGACTGTTCTGCCATCAGTGAGTTGACCAGAGAATATGCCATCCATGCTCACAGCACATCTATGGAGAAGCCTTCAAGAAGTGTGCCCCCAGGGCACTCAGGGAGAGCTAGAAATTTGCCGTGAAAGGGATGGATGTGCATACTGACACCAGGCTCAACAAAGCTGTCTGGCCCAAAGGAGTAAAGAATGTCCCATGCCACATCTGTGTGCAGTTGTCCAGAAAATGCAATGAAGACAGACATTCCCTGAACAAGCTTATACATTGAGGTACTAGGTACTTGTCACCACTTTGAACAACCTGCAGTCAGTCAACGTGGATAAGAACTAACTAAGGCAATCCAAGCAATAAGATCCCCCCCTAAAAAAACCATCTTCCAGATATGTAAGAATGACAAAACATTAGTGAATCTATTACTTTATTTCactaatgggtcaaagaagaagaaTTATTTAGTATACTTGGTAGATGCTGGAAGAATAATTGATAGAAGAAacgtaatttaaaaaataactcttggctgtccatcaacagatgaatggataagaagatgtggtatatatatacaatggaatattatgccgccatcaaaaaatgaaatcttgccatttgcaacaacatggatggaactagagggtattatgctaagcgaaataagtcaatcagagaaagacaagtatcatgtgatctcactgacatgaggattttgagaaacaagacagaggatcatagggaaagggaggaaaaaatggaacaagatgaaaccagagagggagacaaaccataagagactcctaatctcaggaaacaaacagggttgctggagtggagaggggtgggagggatggggtagctgggtgatggacactggggagggtatgtgctatggtgagtgctgtgaattgtgtaagactgatgaatcacagacttgtacccctgaaacaaataatacattatatgttaacaaaatttaaaaaaagaaagaaaaaaataactcttgGCAAATGGAATTGGAGGAATTCCAGAAATCAGCACttgatataatatttaataataggaTATAAATACTGAAAGCACTGCCATCAAAGCTGGGAATAAGAAAAACTGCCCAGCATTATTACTCTTCAGCTTTATTCCAaagacttggaaagaaaaaaaaaaaaactgttttcattattGGTAAGTGTGCACTTAAAAACGTGCACCTTAAAATTTGGGATGGTCCATGGAAACCTTAGATAAGTGAGCTCCTTCAGGACAattctctttaattctttttaagattttctacaaCCAGGTAAAAAGCAACAACTTTTCTATAATCCCAATGGGTccagtagaaaatataaatttgaaccAACCATACTTCTactaataataaaagataaacaaaagtaACATAAAAGCCACATGGCATAAAGACATGCTCCCTGCTTAAATGTTTGTCCTGATGGGTATCTGCTGTTAACTGGAAATGATCAGATTTATAAAGTTTGAGCATACAGAGGCAGTTTTAGTGAAACATAGTGGAAGTGCACTTTGTTAATAGGCCCTTGCAATTTCCTGTGGCAAGGCCAAAtgaagcagtggttctcaaagtatggtcccacagccagcagcagcagctgggaaCTTGTTAAGAATGCAAACTTTTGGTTCCCAATCCAGACCTACTGAGTCCAAAACTCTGCAGGTAGGACCTGGCCATCTGGGTTTATCGAGGcttccaggtaattctgatgcctGCTCACATAAAGAACCACTGgtgtaaacaaaagcaaagacacaTCTCTTGGGCAAACCTGCAGAAAGCCTTCACCAATATCACACTAAGGACTTAGATGAATCTGGGGTTCTCCCCACCTCTGAGATCAGAAATATGGGCTTGAGGCTAAAAGCCCCTGGCCCAGGTCAGCCCTTTGGTGGGGGTCTTTGGGTTTTTCCATGACCTTCCTGGAAATCATGGTTGAGCCTGGCAAGAATCAACTGTAACCCTAGGGGGATGGGAACAATGTCTGGCCTAGTCACTGCTTAATCTCTAGCACCCAAAATACCACCTGGTGCATAGTAAGCTTTAATACATAGCTGAGTGGATGAATGAGTTTCCTTTCGTGCCTTCACAAAGATGAGCAGCTCTGGGGCCAGGAATGGCTAGGTTGCTCATCTGGGTCCAAGAGGACACTTTCAATGAATAATGTTGTCAAGTTTTCCTGCACCAAAAGGCCAGAGTGGATGAAGCCCTTGCAATAAGAGTGACCCTGACAGCATTCTGCCCCTAGGATGAGGTATAAGGAAAGGCTCAGAGGGGTTCATCATATTCCCTTGTTCTCTACCCTCTGCTCTAAAGCCCACTTCCGGGGCAAAACTTTGGGAGTAATCCAGACCTCAGAGAGAGGATACAGGCACCTCGAGTTCTTCTGTCTAGGGCTCAGAGCAGCCAAGACCATCACAAAATGTTGATCACCTACCTTTTCCAGTTTAGAGTTCTCTTGAATGGCACAGTTTTCAGTACTATTTGAAAACTTTCTGCAATTGCTGCGGCCAATTTCAACATCAATAAAGTATTCCAAACGATCTGTAACCTGTCAATTAACATGGTGCAATTTtattcaaaagatttttattttacttttttaaagttttagccaaaaaaaaaaatctaaaaaacactCTCCCCCTCATCCTTTCTCCCTATCTCCTACTCCCTATCCCCTCTTTCCAACATACCTTTAGAGGAAGGCCTGGATTCCTCTGTATACTGATAGCAGTTGGACCCTGGAAACCATTCCCTGGAGCTGTATCCTCGGGGAAAAGTCTCCTTTCCAGTGTGGGGCCCCAATGAAGGTGAAACCTTCTAATTCCATTTTCTGTCCCAAAGTCCAGGGCATGCCTCATGCTCCATGAAGGATCAGGGAGAAGGATGAGGTCACCAgaaccatcagctctcctgggccTGAGATATTACAGGTTCCCACAGGCCAGAAGAAAGGACAGGCCCTGCAGCCACATTGGATGCTCCTCCCTGATTCCTTTTCCACAACCCCCTCAGAGTCTGTTATCTGGTGACATTTCCTGCTTTGGAGGGCTTCTCCACAACCTCAGCAAGCAGTCCTTAAAGGGCCCATGCCGGCTGGAGTTGGTCTTGCTGTTCTCTGTTGAGTGTTTAGTAAGCAGAGAAGCAGTGGGTTTACAGCAAGGCATCAGTAGTTCCTGAACTCATTAATGGCTGAGTGTGGTTAAGGCCACTCGAGAAGCTCATTTAAATCAGCTTTCATCTGGTTTTAAGAGATTACAGCAGGAGACAAAAGGGGTATCTTTCCTCATTGCTATCTTCAAGCctttaataaaattgtattacATTTTAGCTACATTCCAAAGAATTAACAAGGTGACTCTGGCCTGCCATGGGGGAGAAGCTGGTTAGTTGACATCAAGAAGAGACTGGCAGAGCTGCCCGTTGGGTTGGAGAGTTAAGTTGGGTACCTTCAAGGCCCTGAATGGTCTagtccctgcccacctctctgtCCAGTCACACTGGCTCCTTTGAGTTGCTGAATGGGCCATGCCCCTTCCCAGTGGCAGCCAGCTATGCGTAACTGCTCTTCCCAACCCCCGTGCAGCCCCCCAATCCTCCTGGGCTCCCCTCCTGTAACAGATGCTGTGAGTGGTGTCCATGTCCTTTGCTCTTCCCAAACACACTGCCACTTcctggggctccctgcctggAGGTTTCCTGACCAGCAAGAGCCAAGAGCAGTTCTTAGCCAACAATGGATGGGAGTTGATGGGTAAGCAACTGAGCTTCCCTCCTGCAGGGTGGCCAAACTCTGAGGCAGGCTCTGCATCCTTTCCCGAGGCCCCAGGGAGGCCCATTGCAGTCATCTGCACAGTAACTCACTCTGTTCTGGCCACTTCTCTGACTTCTCTCCCTTCTCATCCAGCCTCCTGGTGCTTACTGGGATggcctcccaaataaactactggCACTTGAATTCTAGCACTGGGATCTGTTGTGGGAAACCTAAACGAAAACACTTCCCACCAGCATCCTTCACCTGATTCCCTCCTAGTCTGCCCTCAGGTTTGGCAGCAATATCACTCCCTAGAGAGGTGGTTCTTGGCCTTGACTGTGTATTGGGATCACCTGGAAAGTTTTAACACCTACTGATACCTGGGTCCTACCTAGAGATCCTCATTTAATTGGTGATGGTGAGGCCAGTGCGGTGAGAGCTCCTCAGGTGAGAGCCTATCCGAGGAACCCTTCCTCTGACCTCCAGACTCCTGGGTACCATGCCACCAGGTCAGATGCCCCAGCTCTCATTCCGGGTTTGGCACTGTTTCTTTCTGATTAGACTGCTGGCTCCCTAGGAGTGTGATTATTTCTGTCCATCTCACCACCCCATGTACATCCACTGGCATAGGGCTGCTTGGGAGAAACTCACTGAATATGTGTGCTACTTGGATACCAAAGAGAGACAACTGCAAAGGGGTCTGGAGAAGTTACAAGAGCCAGAATCCATCCCCCTACTTCAAAGGGATGCAGGAGTTCCCCAGGGGATTGTGCAGCGTGCCAGTCAATAAACAGAGCGCCATCAGCATGATATACTGGAAATACGGGCTGTTGGTTCACAAGGTCCCAAAGGGATGGGGTCATAAGTGCCAACATGTACACTGGCTCAGTTCCTGCAAATGGACATGCCATATGGAGAATATAAAAACTGAAGTCAACCCTGCCAACAAGGACCTCTCTGCTGAGTATCCTTACAATTCACTCTCGCAAGTTTCATGGTGGAATTACAAGCCACACCACCAACCCGCAGACTAAGGATGGTACAGTCAGTTCAGTTCCAGCTCTGGGGGCTTTATCTTGACCATGGCATGCAGGACCACATGATGCAAGCTCCGGGAAGCATCATTCTCAATGGAATTCAACTAAGCAATGCTTCCTAGCCTTGGGCCATGCATGACCCTGCGAGGAGGGATACATTTTTATGAACATAGAATCAGAATGTCTCCACTTCTACTAAACAAATGTTGGATTCCAAGAATTATAGACTATAGGAGGAGAGACTTTATTACCTACACATTAGATAAGCCGCATGTCTCTTTTCAACCGCACAATCTACGTTATACGGATAAATTGAAATGTTGCCCATGGCAGCATTATTGCAAAATATTCGTGGCACTCAATTTGTCTCCCAGCCCTAGCAAATACAAATCATGAACATGTGATTTGCAGTTTGGAGTTTACATGAGTTAGCACacataaagtacttagaacaacAGTGGAAGCATATATAGAAAGTGCAGTGGTGTCACAGTGATCTGCAAATGTGTAAGTACTTGATCACTCACATATTTAGTACTTTTATATATCATTGTTTTTCTCCCATGCCCACCCTTTCAGTCCAGCTTCAATCTCTCCCACCATAAGCACACATGCATGGTGCGAGGCAACACCTTTACCTGTAGCTGGACTTGTACTGTCTTGATCACCTGGAAGAGGTACTTATCCTCACTCTCTTTGTTGTATTCTTGCATGGCAAACCAGAGACACTGCTTCACGTTGGCATTTGAGGCATTGATCACTTTCAATTCCCTCAACACCTTGACCTTATTCTTGCCTGGGTCTGTGCTGGCCACCAGGGCCACCAAAATGGTGAGCAGGAGCAAGCAGGACCCCCAGGATCTAGTCATGATCCCTCCGTCCAGGGACACAAGTGAGCCTCCTCGTCCTCCCATGGCTGGAGCTTCAGATGGGGTGGGATGGATGCGGTCGCTGCAGGTTC
Above is a window of Halichoerus grypus chromosome 10, mHalGry1.hap1.1, whole genome shotgun sequence DNA encoding:
- the CST8 gene encoding cystatin-8; this translates as MTRSWGSCLLLLTILVALVASTDPGKNKVKVLRELKVINASNANVKQCLWFAMQEYNKESEDKYLFQVIKTVQVQLQVTDRLEYFIDVEIGRSNCRKFSNSTENCAIQENSKLEKKVMCSFLVGALPWNGEFMVMKKQCADA